One segment of Niveibacterium microcysteis DNA contains the following:
- a CDS encoding helix-turn-helix transcriptional regulator, which translates to MTRPLLVLATHDDHLARRWHALGEHWPIVRANRFDALPAGARLALIDAELPDLPPLGDPRWPRLAASLRMVFASSRPNDGEGLAAIEAGCSGYCHAFASLEQLTQVVDVVESGELWVGRAILNRLLRAVDHASKAPAAPGWAAGLTEREQEVAQRAALGESNADIAAALEITERTVKSHLSAVFEKMGVADRLQLALRVHGIK; encoded by the coding sequence ATGACGCGTCCGCTGCTGGTTCTTGCCACCCACGACGACCACCTTGCCCGGCGCTGGCATGCGCTCGGCGAGCACTGGCCGATCGTGCGCGCCAATCGCTTTGATGCCCTGCCCGCTGGCGCGCGGCTTGCACTGATCGACGCCGAACTACCCGATCTGCCGCCGTTGGGCGACCCGCGCTGGCCGCGCCTTGCGGCCAGTTTGCGCATGGTCTTCGCGAGCAGCAGGCCGAACGATGGCGAGGGCCTCGCCGCAATCGAAGCCGGTTGCAGCGGCTACTGCCATGCTTTCGCGTCGCTGGAGCAACTGACCCAGGTAGTGGATGTTGTGGAGTCTGGCGAACTGTGGGTAGGCCGCGCGATCCTCAACCGCCTGTTGCGCGCGGTGGACCACGCCAGCAAGGCCCCCGCCGCACCCGGCTGGGCCGCCGGGCTCACCGAGCGCGAACAGGAAGTCGCACAGCGTGCCGCACTCGGCGAATCGAACGCAGACATCGCCGCTGCGCTCGAGATCACCGAGCGGACGGTCAAATCCCACCTCAGCGCGGTGTTCGAAAAAATGGGCGTGGCCGACCGCCTGCAGCTCGCGCTGCGTGTGCACGGCATCAAATAG
- a CDS encoding HlyD family type I secretion periplasmic adaptor subunit — protein sequence MKLRIPALLQRAGQWSFRKTTGALDRLLLFASKRDLHDDADFLADADWAIAEQTPRGARLAVWISLAAVVVLIIWAAFAQIDEVTRGDGKVIPFSQNQLIQSLDGGIVQQILVREGQTVEKGQLLLKIDPTRFVSSLRENRSQYLSLLAKAARLEAIAEGRAYEPPPEALKEVPDVVEQERAAFESKRLEVEATVGIARQQLTQRTQELNEVRARREQASQSYDLTARELEVTRPLTKTGAVSDVELLRLERDVARYRGERDAANAQIPRIQAAIGEAQRKIQEVELQMKNQARSDLSDVSAKLGTLSEGSVALADRVKQSEVRAPMRGTVKQIFVHTVGGVVQPGKEVVAIVPSDDALLLEARVLPKDIAFLRPGQKAQVKFTAYDFSIYGGLEGTLEQIGADTVVDEKGNAFYEVRVRTTTSTIGPKKLPIIPGMVAEVDILTGKKSILTYLLKPVIRAKAAAMTER from the coding sequence ATGAAGCTCCGCATCCCCGCCCTGCTCCAACGCGCCGGCCAGTGGTCCTTCCGCAAGACAACCGGGGCGCTCGATCGTTTGCTGCTGTTCGCAAGCAAGCGCGATCTGCACGACGACGCAGACTTCCTCGCCGATGCTGACTGGGCGATCGCCGAGCAAACGCCGCGCGGCGCGCGCCTCGCAGTCTGGATCTCGCTCGCCGCAGTAGTGGTACTGATCATCTGGGCCGCGTTTGCGCAAATCGACGAAGTCACGCGGGGTGACGGCAAGGTGATCCCGTTCTCGCAGAACCAGCTGATCCAGAGCCTCGATGGCGGCATCGTGCAGCAGATCCTGGTGCGCGAGGGACAGACCGTCGAGAAGGGTCAATTGCTGCTGAAGATCGACCCCACCCGCTTCGTCTCTTCGCTGCGTGAAAACCGCTCGCAGTACTTGTCACTGCTGGCCAAGGCAGCGCGCCTTGAAGCGATTGCAGAGGGGCGCGCATACGAGCCGCCACCGGAGGCATTGAAAGAGGTGCCGGACGTGGTGGAGCAGGAGCGCGCCGCCTTCGAATCGAAGCGGCTTGAAGTGGAAGCCACCGTCGGCATCGCACGCCAGCAGCTCACCCAACGCACCCAGGAGCTCAACGAAGTGCGCGCGCGCCGCGAGCAGGCCTCGCAAAGCTACGACCTCACCGCCCGCGAGCTGGAAGTCACCCGCCCGCTGACCAAGACCGGCGCCGTGTCCGACGTCGAACTGCTGCGCCTGGAGCGCGACGTGGCACGCTACCGTGGCGAGCGCGATGCGGCGAATGCGCAGATCCCACGCATCCAGGCGGCGATCGGCGAAGCCCAGCGCAAGATCCAGGAAGTCGAGCTGCAGATGAAGAACCAGGCGCGCTCGGATCTTTCCGACGTCAGCGCAAAGCTTGGCACTTTGTCCGAAGGCAGCGTCGCGCTCGCCGACCGCGTGAAGCAATCTGAAGTGCGCGCACCGATGCGCGGCACCGTGAAACAGATCTTCGTGCACACCGTCGGCGGCGTGGTACAGCCGGGCAAAGAAGTGGTCGCGATCGTGCCGAGCGACGATGCGCTGCTGCTGGAAGCGCGCGTACTGCCCAAGGACATCGCCTTCCTGCGCCCGGGCCAGAAGGCGCAGGTGAAGTTCACTGCCTACGATTTCTCGATCTACGGCGGGCTCGAAGGCACGCTCGAACAGATCGGCGCCGACACCGTGGTGGACGAAAAAGGCAACGCTTTCTACGAAGTGCGCGTGCGCACGACGACCAGCACGATCGGGCCGAAGAAGCTGCCGATCATTCCGGGCATGGTCGCGGAAGTCGATATCCTGACCGGCAAGAAGTCGATCCTGACCTACCTGCTCAAACCCGTGATCCGCGCCAAGGCCGCGGCAATGACTGAACGATGA
- a CDS encoding type I secretion system permease/ATPase — translation MSDTQPNTKPWEVNEHGVHDDPLLDCLAALTRIHGSPWTHEALAAGLPLVNNRLTPSLLPRAAARAGLSARLVRQALSAVRPALLPVILLLNDGRACLLLELGEQGDARVRFPEAGETAVALSQDELAALHAGVVCYVRPRFRFEARVPEVGKVRARHWFWGAVFSNWRLYRDAVLASMLVNIFALAMPLFSMNVYDRVVPNRAEETLWVLAVGAVLVLGFDLALRTLRAYIIDTAAKRIDVSLSSKILERVLGMRMESRPESVGSFASNLRAFESVRDFIASATVTTLVDLPFVFVFAFVVAWLSPWLLLPAFAGAVIVLFLAFVVQDKMHELTETSYRASAQRNATLVESLVGIESIKTAGAEGWIQRRWERTTLFLAQVGTRSKLLSSLIVNFSQTVQQAVSVVVIITGVYLLLDAKLSMGGIIAASMLTGRMLAPLGQVVGLLLQYHNARTALTGIEQQMTLPIERPEDAPFLHRAQFRGEIEFRDVSFQYPGREQYALRRASFRITAGEKVGVIGRVGSGKTTLEKLILGLYQPTDGAVLVDGIDARQIDPAELRRAVGFVPQDATLFYGSLRQNIALGAPFADDAAILAAADIAGVTEFANAHPRGFDMPIGERGESLSGGQRQAVAIARALLNDPPMLLLDEPSSNMDHQSEDRLKKKLREFAHAKTLLLVTHRTALLELVDRLIVIDNGQIVADGPKAHVVEALQQGRIGRAH, via the coding sequence ATGAGCGACACCCAGCCGAACACGAAACCCTGGGAGGTCAACGAGCACGGCGTGCATGACGATCCGCTGCTCGACTGCCTCGCCGCCCTCACCCGTATCCACGGCAGCCCCTGGACCCACGAAGCGCTGGCCGCCGGCCTACCGCTGGTGAACAACCGGCTGACACCCTCACTGTTGCCGCGTGCCGCCGCGCGGGCAGGCCTTTCCGCCCGCCTGGTGCGCCAGGCGCTGTCGGCCGTTCGCCCGGCGCTGCTGCCAGTGATCCTGCTGCTCAACGACGGCCGCGCCTGCCTGCTGCTTGAACTGGGCGAGCAAGGCGATGCGCGGGTGCGCTTCCCCGAGGCCGGCGAGACCGCCGTCGCGCTCAGCCAGGACGAACTCGCAGCCCTGCATGCCGGCGTGGTCTGCTATGTGCGCCCCCGCTTCCGCTTCGAAGCACGTGTACCCGAAGTCGGCAAGGTGCGCGCGCGGCACTGGTTCTGGGGTGCGGTGTTTTCCAACTGGCGGCTGTACCGGGACGCGGTGTTGGCCTCGATGCTGGTGAACATCTTCGCATTGGCGATGCCGCTGTTCTCGATGAACGTGTACGACCGCGTCGTACCCAACCGTGCCGAGGAAACCCTCTGGGTCCTCGCGGTGGGCGCGGTACTCGTACTCGGCTTCGACCTCGCGCTGCGAACGCTGCGCGCCTACATCATCGACACCGCCGCGAAGCGGATCGACGTGTCGCTGTCGTCGAAGATCCTCGAACGCGTGCTGGGCATGCGGATGGAGTCGCGCCCCGAATCCGTCGGTTCGTTTGCGTCAAACCTGCGGGCGTTCGAGAGCGTGCGCGACTTCATCGCCTCGGCCACCGTCACCACGCTGGTCGACCTGCCCTTCGTGTTTGTCTTTGCCTTCGTCGTGGCCTGGCTGTCGCCCTGGCTGCTGCTACCCGCATTCGCCGGTGCGGTGATCGTGCTGTTCCTCGCCTTCGTGGTGCAGGACAAGATGCACGAACTGACCGAGACGAGCTATCGCGCCAGCGCCCAGCGCAACGCCACACTGGTCGAGAGCCTGGTCGGCATCGAGTCGATCAAGACCGCTGGCGCCGAGGGCTGGATCCAGCGCCGCTGGGAACGGACCACGCTGTTCCTCGCCCAGGTCGGCACGCGCTCCAAGCTGCTCTCTTCGCTGATCGTCAACTTCTCGCAGACGGTGCAGCAGGCGGTGTCGGTGGTGGTGATCATCACCGGCGTGTATCTGCTGCTTGATGCCAAGCTCTCGATGGGCGGCATCATCGCCGCAAGCATGCTGACCGGCCGGATGCTGGCGCCGCTGGGCCAGGTGGTCGGGCTGTTGCTGCAGTATCACAACGCACGCACCGCACTGACCGGCATCGAACAGCAGATGACGCTGCCGATCGAACGCCCCGAAGACGCACCTTTCCTGCACCGAGCCCAGTTCCGCGGCGAAATCGAATTCCGCGACGTGAGCTTCCAGTATCCGGGCCGCGAGCAGTACGCGCTGCGGCGGGCTTCGTTCCGCATCACTGCCGGCGAGAAGGTCGGCGTGATCGGGCGCGTCGGCTCCGGCAAGACGACGCTGGAGAAACTGATCCTCGGCCTCTATCAACCAACCGATGGCGCAGTGCTGGTCGATGGCATCGACGCGCGCCAGATCGATCCGGCCGAATTGCGCCGCGCGGTGGGCTTCGTGCCGCAAGACGCCACGCTGTTCTACGGCAGCCTGCGCCAGAACATCGCGCTGGGCGCGCCCTTCGCCGACGATGCGGCGATCCTTGCGGCTGCGGACATCGCCGGCGTCACCGAGTTTGCCAATGCGCATCCGCGTGGCTTCGACATGCCGATTGGCGAGCGCGGCGAATCGCTATCGGGCGGGCAGCGGCAGGCGGTCGCGATCGCGCGCGCCTTGCTGAACGATCCGCCGATGCTGCTGCTCGACGAACCCTCCAGCAACATGGATCACCAGAGCGAAGACCGGCTCAAGAAGAAGCTGCGCGAGTTCGCGCACGCCAAGACGCTGCTGCTGGTCACGCACCGCACCGCACTGCTGGAACTGGTGGACCGCCTGATCGTCATCGACAACGGCCAGATCGTCGCTGACGGCCCCAAGGCGCACGTCGTGGAAGCCCTGCAGCAAGGCCGTATCGGGAGGGCGCACTGA
- a CDS encoding TfoX/Sxy family protein, translated as MATRCNEYVDWLCERLAPFGAIRARRMFGAYGLYSGELFFAIVSDDVFYVKADSLSVPDFEREGLRPFTYAMKDGSPQSLRYYPLPEAAMDDDVEFLRWARKGIEAALRSPRKTNPPKG; from the coding sequence ATGGCGACGCGATGCAACGAGTATGTGGACTGGCTCTGCGAACGCCTCGCACCGTTCGGGGCGATTCGCGCGCGGCGGATGTTTGGCGCCTACGGGCTCTACAGCGGTGAGCTGTTCTTCGCAATCGTCAGTGATGATGTGTTCTACGTGAAGGCGGACTCACTGAGCGTGCCCGATTTCGAACGCGAGGGTTTGCGCCCATTTACCTATGCGATGAAGGATGGCAGCCCGCAATCCCTGCGCTACTACCCCTTGCCGGAAGCCGCGATGGATGACGACGTGGAGTTTCTGCGCTGGGCACGCAAGGGCATCGAGGCTGCGCTGCGCTCGCCGCGCAAGACGAATCCGCCTAAAGGGTGA
- a CDS encoding group II truncated hemoglobin produces MHPSPENTPYDMLGGDAAVRALVDRFYDLMDLEPEFAELRALHPAHLDESRDKLYWFLSGWLGGPDMFVERKGHPMLRARHMPFPIGVKERDQWLACMHKAMDAQPMSAALRQHLEGSLFKTADWMRNQPG; encoded by the coding sequence ATGCATCCGAGCCCCGAAAACACCCCGTACGACATGCTCGGCGGCGACGCCGCGGTGCGCGCCCTGGTCGATCGTTTCTACGATCTGATGGACCTGGAGCCCGAGTTTGCTGAGCTGCGCGCCTTGCATCCGGCGCATCTGGATGAGTCGCGCGACAAGTTGTACTGGTTTCTGTCGGGCTGGCTGGGCGGGCCGGACATGTTCGTCGAGCGCAAGGGCCACCCGATGCTGCGCGCCCGTCACATGCCTTTCCCGATCGGGGTCAAGGAGCGCGACCAGTGGCTCGCCTGCATGCACAAGGCGATGGATGCGCAGCCCATGTCAGCCGCGCTGCGGCAGCATCTCGAGGGCTCGCTCTTCAAAACTGCCGACTGGATGCGAAACCAGCCGGGCTGA
- the ispH gene encoding 4-hydroxy-3-methylbut-2-enyl diphosphate reductase, with amino-acid sequence MEVLLANPRGFCAGVERAITIVERAIALYGAPIYVRHEVVHNKFVVDDLRNKGAVFIEDLADVPAGNTVIFSAHGVSQAVRAEAEARGLKVFDATCPLVTKVHIEVQRMRDQGREIIMIGHKGHPEVEGTMGQSEGGMYLVETVEDVAALQVKDENLLAYVTQTTLSVDDAQTVVDALRARFPAIVGPKKDDICYATQNRQDAVKFMTPQVDVVFVVGSKNSSNSNRLREVAALRGVPAYLVDNAAGIDPATLEGKRRIGVTAGASAPEVLVNEVIERVKALSGASVRTLEGVTENVNFPIPAELRPQS; translated from the coding sequence ATGGAAGTCCTCCTCGCCAACCCCCGCGGCTTCTGCGCCGGCGTGGAACGCGCCATCACCATCGTCGAACGCGCGATCGCGCTGTACGGCGCGCCGATCTACGTACGGCACGAAGTGGTGCACAACAAGTTCGTCGTGGATGACCTGCGCAACAAGGGTGCGGTGTTCATCGAAGACCTCGCCGATGTGCCGGCTGGCAACACGGTGATCTTCTCCGCGCACGGCGTGTCACAGGCGGTCCGTGCCGAGGCCGAGGCCCGTGGCCTGAAGGTCTTCGACGCAACCTGTCCGCTGGTGACGAAGGTGCACATCGAGGTCCAGCGCATGCGCGATCAGGGCCGCGAGATCATCATGATCGGCCACAAGGGCCACCCGGAAGTCGAAGGCACGATGGGCCAGAGCGAGGGCGGCATGTACCTCGTCGAGACCGTCGAAGACGTCGCTGCGCTGCAGGTCAAAGACGAAAACCTGCTCGCCTACGTGACGCAAACGACGCTGTCGGTGGACGACGCGCAGACGGTGGTGGATGCACTGCGCGCGCGCTTCCCGGCGATCGTCGGCCCGAAGAAGGACGACATCTGCTACGCCACGCAAAACCGCCAGGATGCGGTGAAGTTCATGACGCCGCAGGTGGATGTGGTGTTCGTGGTCGGCTCGAAGAACAGCTCAAACTCCAACCGCCTGCGCGAGGTTGCAGCGCTGCGCGGCGTGCCCGCCTACCTGGTCGACAACGCGGCGGGCATCGACCCGGCCACGCTGGAAGGCAAGCGGCGGATTGGCGTCACCGCTGGGGCTTCTGCGCCCGAGGTGCTGGTCAACGAAGTGATCGAACGGGTCAAGGCGCTCAGCGGCGCCAGTGTGCGCACGCTGGAAGGCGTGACCGAGAACGTGAACTTCCCGATTCCCGCGGAGCTGCGGCCGCAGTCGTAA
- a CDS encoding FKBP-type peptidyl-prolyl cis-trans isomerase has product MNLIGNESLVTLHFRFALPDGTVMISTFESTPATLQIGRGELGRKIEDCLIGLSVGAERSFDLAAGEAFGPRHEELVERIPRSELPADVELEAQAVLTFTAPDGNAFSGQVLELDDESVVIDFNHPLAGRAVRFDVQVVGVS; this is encoded by the coding sequence ATGAACCTGATTGGCAACGAAAGCCTCGTCACGCTGCACTTCCGTTTCGCGCTGCCGGACGGCACCGTGATGATCTCGACCTTCGAATCGACGCCGGCCACGCTGCAGATCGGTCGTGGCGAACTCGGCCGCAAGATCGAGGACTGCCTGATCGGGCTGTCGGTCGGCGCCGAGCGTAGCTTCGATCTGGCCGCCGGCGAAGCCTTCGGGCCGCGCCACGAAGAGCTCGTCGAGCGAATCCCGCGCAGCGAACTTCCCGCCGACGTGGAGCTCGAAGCGCAAGCGGTGCTGACCTTCACCGCGCCGGACGGCAATGCCTTCTCCGGCCAGGTGCTGGAACTGGACGACGAAAGCGTGGTGATCGATTTCAACCACCCGCTCGCCGGCCGAGCCGTGCGTTTCGATGTGCAGGTGGTCGGCGTCAGCTGA
- the lspA gene encoding signal peptidase II — MPKRFLAWLSLSGLVIVLDQITKLAVLRNLKLGEAIPYTDFFQLVLVYNPGAAFSFLANQPGWQKWFFVTLAIVISTWLLVLLKRHASERLQPLAFALIIGGALGNVIDRIAYGAVVDFLYFHVGRYGWPAFNVADSAISVGAVLMIAAQLFAGRQPAADTKS; from the coding sequence ATGCCTAAGCGTTTCCTGGCTTGGCTCAGCCTCTCGGGCCTGGTGATCGTGCTCGACCAGATCACCAAGCTCGCGGTGCTGCGCAACCTGAAGCTCGGCGAGGCGATCCCCTACACCGACTTCTTCCAGCTGGTACTGGTGTACAACCCGGGCGCGGCGTTCAGCTTCCTCGCCAACCAACCGGGCTGGCAGAAGTGGTTCTTCGTCACGCTGGCGATCGTGATCTCGACCTGGCTGCTGGTGCTGTTGAAGCGCCACGCCAGCGAGCGCCTGCAGCCGCTGGCCTTCGCGCTGATCATCGGAGGCGCGCTGGGCAACGTGATCGACCGCATCGCCTACGGTGCCGTGGTCGACTTCCTGTATTTCCATGTCGGCCGTTACGGCTGGCCAGCGTTCAACGTGGCGGACTCGGCGATCTCCGTCGGCGCCGTGTTGATGATTGCAGCCCAACTCTTTGCGGGCCGCCAGCCGGCCGCGGACACCAAGTCATGA